A window of Daucus carota subsp. sativus chromosome 2, DH1 v3.0, whole genome shotgun sequence genomic DNA:
AGTAATGATCATACTTTTTAAATAGGCTTTTAACTCCATCTAATAATTTGAAGGGGTTGATGGGTCTGAGACTGAGAGTGCCCTCGGGTAACACCCTGAGATTTTAACAggtataattataaaatgagGGATAttgttgtgaatgcagggggcggGGGTTTCTATTtacaaatataccatttcacccTCAGGGCCATTTTCTCTAATTTGAAATGAGTGCATCAAGAATCTTAGGGTTTTTAGGTCAAAGGATAAACTATGCAATTATACTATAATTACATAAAGCATGCTTTAAAGAATCAAATCCACATATAAAAATAAGTTCTTCagtaaattttaaatacaaTACAAGTCCGAAGTATAATACCCCTAATTGTAGCAAAATGAATATTACAATTACAAGATATACACACAATCTGATGGTTAACAGTAATTGTTAACACTTGCTATGATGGAGTGCCATTACCATAATATACTAAACAGTATAGTAGTGTTCTAAACTGCCCCTTAAGTATACTGGCATCATACCTACATGCCAGAGATAAACCAGGCACTGGTGTAAGAATTGCATACAAATCCCGATGTCCCAAGTTTTCAAAAGAATTGAACTATAAAAGTGTGCCTCTCTGTCAGCCTCGTCTACCAATGTATACAACCAGGGGCAGAAAGAGAAGTATTCATGTTTAATGCTAAAATTCATGAGAAAGAGAGGATTCTTTTTATATGGTAGCACGTCACGCTTTTTGCTGAAATCTTGTCAACCCTAGTTCCTACAAAGTAGGTTCTTACCCAATGCAGATTCAGTTTCTATTTAACAAACCTTTCCGCTATGCTATCTAGACACAAACAATACCTCTTATCCTCTACGATTCGACTATTTCTATACTGGGTTTTTGCTCCACCCATCAAATTAACATTACCACAACGTAGAGCATTGACTACTTACATAACTACACGAGTAACTCAACTTGCAAACCAGAATCTCAGTTTAACCATATTATAGTTCTTAAGTTACCAAGATTTAAGTTTTTTGCAAGTACAAGTAGAAACAAAGAGTACCAAAATGAAGTCCACAAAACCCAGATCAAACAAATCCAACCACAGAAAGCCAACCAATTCAAGAAAAgctaaatttcaatcaaaaacTAAAAGTGAAAACAAAAGTAGCTTCATAATTAaaaaagattcaaactttaACTAACAAATCAAAAGTAATTAACACCCATAATTAAACCCCTAGCAACAAGAAAAACACTTCTAAATTCCAAGATTAACCTACAAAATTAATTACCCAACTAGTATACAGtaatcaatcaaacaaacaataataattaacagCTTTACATAAACTTTAATTAATGGTAAATTATATAAGTACATGAACTAAAGTTCATTACAAAGAATTAAGAAACATACCTGTGTGTGAATCACCAAAGTCTTCTATCTGAGActtgtttctctctcttctAATTAATGTACACATATAATAATGTTATTGTGTGTGTTTgcatttatatatgaaaaatgagATGAAAGAATTTAACGGCCAGGATTGAATATACAGAATTGAGATTAGCTAGTAAGATAGTGCCACGTGGAGTTCAAAGCAGGTCACCATAGCTTTCCGACACGTGCTGTCTGGGGACAGATAGATGTCGCGGGAGAAAGGCGGCTTTACGTGTTTTTTAAACGCGTGTAGTGTACGCTTTAAATATGGGCGCTTAAGATAAACACTGGCTTCTCCCGCTCAGGGTAGTTTGGACATTCACACtttcaattttcaaaagataatatttcttacaaattaaatatattattattattattgggtAGAATATCTAACTTAAAACTGGAAATGGAAGCATTTAGGGAGGTACATATCATCAGTCAAATCACCTAGGACCaatctgaaaaaaaataaatggaaAAATAATTCATAGTTAATGAGTTTCGATAAAGTAGAATTGGAAACTCAAGCATGTTAATGTTAGTGTTTGGATTAGCTATTTTGTAATATTGTACGGAACCTTCCCCACTTGCACGATTTGTCAGTTTTAACCTCATTCCCACATCATGCACAAATCAATCCCCCGCAGCTACTAAGATATTAGTTCTCATACCCTTTATTCTCATTTCGCCCGTTGATACTATTAAAATTACGAAGAAGTTGTGATGAACAAATACATGATTTCTTTCCCATATTTTCCTACCCTTAAATTTGGGCATTCTAAAAAAGAAACAGTGGAACCTGAACATCCCTCAGGCAACCGTCAACATCCTGACGTTAAATAGAATCATAAGAGCAGGGCTCCTTGAACAACACTCTTTATTTAATTCTAGGAACTCCGGTCTCATGCCTATTTATCTGACCTTAGTATACGGAGTCTAAGCATCTGAATTGAACCAACACTTGGATCCATACTCAATGCAACAGTACATATGTAGATAGAACGAACCAGCCATCTGACCATCTGTTCTATTTACAGAAGCATAGAACATATGCagattcaaaaatcaaactcatATCTGACCATCTGTTCTATTTCCGCGGAAAGTAAGAAATCcgatccgcggaaaattatagcggaaGGCAAAAAAAGAAGTTTGAAACTGCACCCTTGAAATTCAGATCTAACGATTCTGAAACTATGTGTTGGTTAAGGCTTATATGGCATATAGGGGCTATGGAACAAAATCCCTAGACCATAAACACTTTTTCACTACTATTTTTACATGCCTGTATAATGACTTCCTTCTCTATCTGACAAGTCAAGACAGAATGAAGCCTTCATAGATGACTGACTATCAATCACCAGCATATGTATAGTGCAATCAAAAAATAGAAGCAGCAGAAATTAAACAAGTcacctaaaataataatatacaaaagCCAGTTAAACTGGTATTTGCTCAGGTATCAAATCTCTGAAGCGCCCCAGTTCTAAATTATGACCAAACCCAAAATTCCGACTTGCCAAAGACATATCCCAAGATACTACATAAACTACATTACATAGAAATCAGATTTATTCTCAGCTGTTTCTGTCAAAGCCCGGTTATCATCTCAGCATCAATCAGAagcttttgtgtttttttttttaaaaattatacctCCCTCCTTTTCACTGTACTTGTACAAAGCCATTTACTTTGCTTACTTCCTATTtgacacatataatatatacaggACAGCAGCTGCTAGCTGCTTCCATGCATCCTCTTTAGATTTCTTCTATAGAAGAGTTCCCCCCACCTGCACCATCCTTCACAGCACTACCAGGAGATTCTCTCGGgcctgactctgacaactttgACCGAGCTATTTGAACATTAAAGCTACTTGATGGGAGAGAGTCTTCATTGACCTGTAAATCATGGTCAACTTAATCAGCTGCAACATTAGCAGACTGCAGGATGATGCTCATGTTAAATCCTTATACTTGCTGAAAAGCAATAACTACATACTTTACAAATTATTGTAATTAAATTGCGGAAAATTAAACTCATATCATGAAATTTCGTATCCCATATATACAACAACGTAATTTACAAAGACAATAGCAGCATAAGCGAAAAAGACTATACATATTACTAGATAAGTCATGCTGAAAAAGCATATAGCATCATGAAAAAATAGTGCAAAGACCCTCAATACACAACACTATCAATATATTACCTGTTCACCAGCCTCTGTGCCGTCTGAATGAAAAAGTATAGGCCTGCAGCGTTTATCTTCATTCATCAAGCTCGAGTTTTGAAAGTGGGTTGCAAGGGCATCCTTGCCTTGGATTCGAGCATATGCCAAAAAAGCAACCTTCTCGCTATTAAACTTCTCCCACCTCTTCCCGTTAAATTCCTGCATGCGAAATTTAACATATGTAGGGTAAGAAAGGATTTCTTGAATCCTCATTGATGCTATTAATCTGCCAATTAAGCAAGTGGATACGGTATTGTCAATTTTCCCCGAGCACTCAACTTTTCGAGGACAAAATCCCAAAAACAAACCACAGTATACCACCTGTCAAGAACCTAAGTTTTGGAAACAATGACCCCTATAAATCAAATACTACCTACTGCCCCTACTTGCCACATTTCCTCTCTTTCTATAAATGTATTGTCATAGTCTATTTTCCACATGCATACCAATTACCAAGTATTTGCCACATGTATACTGCATGCACTACTGATAAAGAACTAATTGCTTTACTTTGTCACGATGCCTACTCTCTATAGTCTTTCCCTCTTGGTAAAATCAAATCGTTCTTTATAAGTctatgaaaataattataaagcTATATGCATCATTATGGCAGGAGCACCAAAATAATCATGGAAGTCCTGAATATCAAAATCTCACACAGATACTGACCTGGTAGAATGGGATAATATGCGCTGGGGACCGCATGTTGATAAATGCATAACCGACATTGCATTTGTTCTGCAAATAGTTGAAGGAAAGAATGCTCTTAGCGAAGCGAATTTGAAAGCTTGAAGTGGAAACTTACAACTATGGCATGAGAAAAACTAACCTTAAAATCAATGGGCAGATAGAAAAAATCATAAGTACCCTTGTGATTATCATCAATAGCACCTAGCAACATCTTTGAGGTGTACCTGCAGGAAATACAGTGGGTGAACATATTCCAAATAATTCACATATCtcatattaatttattcatCACAGGTACGATGCTCTCACTTGTTGGggatatttttaatcattagaGTTGTCCTTGTATCCCCTCCATTAAGAATCTTTTCCAGGTCCAACTGAAACTGTTTCTTGTTGTCTATCTGGCTTGCATTTTGATCTAGACGCCTGCTCCTACCACGTTCAGTTGAAACTTCAGTGTTGATGGGTGATACCCCTTGGTAATGACCATTTCCAAGGAACATAGGATTTGGCCTTGCAGAAGACACCATGCCGAAACTTGGGGAACCGTTTTCTGGCAAGAAGGCATTCCCAGAACTACGGGGACCCATAAAATTCTTATCAATGTGACTCAAACCCGTGCCTCCAAAAGCAGGACGATTCATAAATAAAGCGTCTGGGGAGTCCTGGTAGGGACTAAAATGCCTTTCAAAAGGAACATTAGAGGGAGCCGATCCAACATGGTGAAGATGATGCTGTTGAGGGGGCTGAGATGAACCGATGATAGAACCACGATTGCCAGCATATGTAAAGCCAGGATACTGTCCATTAGAATTAAATGGTTGGTTTACTGGTGGTGGTCGCCACATGGATGAATTAGACTGCTCTGCTGTCAAGTTAGGACTTCCCCAAAGAAACTGTGGACCAGATAATGTTCCAATGCCAGATCCATTTGAAGCACCAAAAGCGGATGTGGCTGAAAATTGATTCACATTCGGCTCTGGAAGTGAATGTGAATGTTGAAAACCAAATCCTTGATTTAGGTTCCCATTTATATAAGTATGATCTCCATGACTACCCCTTCCAAGATCCTTGCCAATTGGTGCTATCTTTCTGGGGTTTGATAACTGAGGATGCAGAACGGAAGCTAACTTAGGTGAGCTATTACCAACAGCAGGGCTCATTGAAGCAAGAACAGGTGATCTAGCAAGAGATTGTAGAGAAGTGTTCTCGATGGGTTTGTCGTATAGGGACCAATTACCTGATAAGACATGAAAATTTTGACAGATATTAAaacaagtatatataataaagagAAGGGCTGGAATATTGTTATGACAGAAAGTGAAGGCATCACCTGGCGGAGAGTTGGTTATTGAGGGGCCCACTTGAAGTCGAAAACTCCGAGAACCATCATGTTCGAGATCTTGACTGAGTTGCAACATCAGGCTAAGGGAAAAGGTACAAaccacaaaattataatttactaaacggtttttggataaaaagAATACTAAATAAAGGGAGAAAAACTTGCAAAGATAGTTTAGCTATTGGAACCACAGAAAAAAGTTTGAATATTAGTGGAATGATCATCAAAGCCAAACTTATtgacaaaaatatttaagatgCTACTTGAAAGCTATATATTTTAACGTGTAATTGTATCTAGCGACTAGTAATACTACAAATGGTTACTTGTACTGTTATGTCATAATGATCAAACAAGTAACAAATCGAAGAAATCTATCATATAGAACAAAACTAATTATCTACCAGtctgtataattttataagcgcacacacacacactcacataCGATGGTGTAACATTTCAACAGCCCAACATTTTACAGTTTGAACGGTAAGAAAGCAAGTATCTGCGAGCTATAACAAGTCAACATTGTGTATGTCAACAACATACAACATTGTTTAAGTTTAAAGGAGTATGTAAATTAGTCACGTTGAGAGGTCAATATCTGTTATGTGAAACAAATAAAAAGCAAAAATTAGGAAAGGTGCATATCCAAACTTCGGGAATGCATAAAAAAGGtgaaaaagatataaaaacATTGATTGCATGAAAACCATACTCACTTTCGACGAGCTCCTCCTGGTCGACTAGGTTCAAGCTTTATGCGCTTCCCAGCAATGTCACTCCTGTTTAGGGATCTAAGTGCTGCTTCAGAGGCTCTAACATCGAAAAACTCAACAAACTTATGATGCCGCTTGTGTGGTGTTTCCCTAATCTgttattcataattaaaaatgaaaacaaatctCAGACACCAAGTATATTTGTGTAGCATGAATTGAACGGAGTTACTCAAAAGTTAATGACCTCTTTAACTTCGCCATAAGCaccaaatatttgaaaaaggtCATCATTTGAAACTGATGGTTCCAGATTAAAAACTACCAAAGTCCCTTGATTCATGTCCTTGTCTGAAGGGTTATCCTGGTATTGAAATTCATGTTCAGTCATGGGTCAGTAAATGATTTTGTTGTATGACAAACTTCAAAAGAAAAGAGTTGTTTCAACCTTTGGGATTGAAAAGTGAATATCCAGCTTCCTTCCTCGTAGTGGCTTGTTTTGTAATGCCCGCATAGCAGTACGAGCAGCACGAATATCGTAGTAAGATATCATCACAAAACCCCTGTGTTTGCACGCAGTGTATAGAGTCCTTATATCGCCATATTGCTAGCATTGCAGATGGAAAGTTTAGtcggcaaaaaaaaagtttcttATATAGTAAAGAATAAACCAGATGTCAAATAGCACAtagataaaaacaaaaacaaaaaaaacagaaatattTGATGCATATAAAAAACAATCAAAAGTCACCACACTGTGTAAACACATAAATCACATAAAGCTACaaactatttaaaaatattgggTTTAGCCATGCACCTAAATTTTTTGGGAccaatgaaatataaataagctAAATTTGCTAAGTGACAATACATAATTGCAAGACTCTTGATAACGTGCAGTAGACGAACGACACTATCACCACAAATTTGATGACTTTCCATCTATGTTCACTGTTACTACCACTGAACCTTTTTGTCTTGTTTAGTCCCGATGCTACCAAGCATAGAATATGTATCTTCTTTTTTTAACCCTGGTAAGTAATATCTAAAAATTATCATgcaagttaaaaatattttaaaagatacaAGTCAGTTCCAACTTACGAGAACCAAGCAGGATTAAAATGACTTAGTAGCAAGACAGAAAGAATAAAGCTGgagtttcttaaataatataacaGCCTACTTTAAAACCTTGTTGTTGGAATTACCTCAAACATTGTTCGCAGCTCTGAATCTTCCACATTACTATTTATGTTGCGAACAAATAGAGTTCTCGAAGGGTGCTCACCATATGGATGCTCTCCAGCAACAACTCCCACACCATTTGAGAGACTGTACTGAACCATCCCATTGCCAACGAGACTATCGGACAAACCGATTCTTGATACTCCCCGAATCAATTTATCAGGTGCATCAGGTTCCAACTCTAAACCTCCTCCACTTCCAAAAAGATCATAATCTTCCAAGTCATCCAAATGTTTAGGAAAGCCAGAGCGGTCATAACCATCAATTATACCAGCTAAAAGctcatcctcatcatcaggAAGCAAGTTGCCAATTGCATGATCTTCATCATTTCCAAGAAATTCTGGATCTCCCTCAGTGATTACTTTGTTCAAGGTTGAAGATATATCATCAACAGATTGAAAACCATCTTCTGCATTATTTAGTTTCACTGCATGTGCATCAAGAAatgaataattaaaactaaaaatatttcacAGTGAGTCAGCGACTCTGAAAAACAATCACAATCCATCAACTTAAGCTTACATTTTCCATGCGGAAGAACAGGTAATGAGCTTGAGAAAAGAGTGGTGTCGCTCAAGGCATTATAACCGTCAGACCCTGGCAATATTCCAAGTTCTTCAGGACCACCTTCCTCATTAGATACTTTTATTGACTTGATCTCTGAAGGACCTGCAAGAATATTTTCAATTGCATTATAGACCAATATACACCTTTCAATAAACATTAAAAGACATACTATTAAGGATTAAATAATTACCAAAAGAGGAGTTGCCGGAAGAGTGTTGCATTGCATCACTTTTCTgtcaaatacaaaacaaaaaaaaataaaaaaattgcaacCATTATAGAACACACTGGTCACCTCAAAGATGCTAGCACGGTAATATTAACATGCAAATGACAAGAGGCATCATGACTGTATCTGATCTAAGGGAAAAACAGATGATGGGGCCATTTGTATAAGAAAAAGGTAGAAAGACACTATAACCAATCGTGTCTCaaaaaattttacttttaaatatcCTCTTAAATATGCTAAAAATAAACAACTATCAAGTGCAGTTTATATAACACGATAAGGTGGTTTTAAATTGTTGTACTGACCAGGATTACTGTACACGTAACACAACTGGACTAGATGTGCACGCAAGGACCCAAAAATGGTATGGAAAGTATAAAAGCTCGTCTAAGTACTAATCGTTTAATACATAAAGGCAGGGTAATAAATGCGCTAGAATAATATTCCAGTGAAATAGATATgctaaaaccataatttgactTAACACACTTGTCAAAATCCCATTGTATTAATCGAAATCCAAAATTGGAGAAACTTCCATTCTTGCAGTcaaaagattttaaataaaacccTATCTCACAGAAAAGAATCTTTAGCCTAACTCTGACACATATAAAAGGCATATCTGTGcaaagtatatatacatatcaaaTCTTACACCATTGAAAATTCGATACATGTTGAGTAACGGCGGAAACTGCGAAAACCTAAAGACAAATTCCATCAGATAAAAAGCATTTGTCTTTACGAATAAGGGACTGCGGGTGACCGCAACAACTTAGCCAATACACAAACAAATCAATTCAACATATAAAGAAGGAGAAAATTACAATCAGAGAGTAGTTTCCCCAAGTCATACaaggataaaaaaaattactcacGTTGTATCGCCATAGAAGATAGAGAGGAAGATACCAATCAAGATACAAACGTCAAATTTTGTAAAGCCATGTAAGGAAATTAACAATCAAGATACAGACTTTAAATTTTGGAGAGCCACATAAAGAAGTTTGATCAAGATACAAATTTCAAATTGTGTAGTCATTTTTAATGATTCTCATAATCAGCATAAACACTTATACACTAATCATCATACAAGTCCGTATAAAACCAAGTCACAGACAACTATATGCACATACTGAAACCCCAATTAACCAACTAAACACTTCAATAATTACCCTACACACATAAAAATCACATATTTACAACAGATTGAAACTAACTGAATTGAAATTCAACAACCCAAAAGGCTAAAATCAACAAAAATGCATGTACAAAAAACACAAAATCAAGAAGAGTGATAGATGCATTACCAATAAAGATCAAAGCTTTAAGCCCTTCACCAAACCCTAGAAAccctgaaaattaaaaaacccAAATTGAAAAACTTAAATTAAACCTTTCAAGAATTTACATCACCATGATCGAGAGGAGTTATATAAACTCTACAAGAATGATTTTTTTTCCCACTCAATCACTCTTTACTCCCTCTCTAGAACACACAGGGGCATCGTTTATATAGATATTACAGTGCGGTAATATTTTAAAGGTTACAAAAGAAAAACGGCCATTTcccttttttaattaaaaaataattttatataatatcccGGGTCCTTAAATGCACCTAGGCAGGATTTTGTGTAGATTAAGATCGTGTTTGTATGGGTTTTTATATTCaagttttatgttatttttaattttaaacggaaattttttatttgtatggGAGCAATTTCAATCATCAAAATCCTTAACTAATAAATAAGTGAcatactaaaaaaaaaaaatatagattatCTTGTGAAAAATTCACACTCCAATCATATCATTttcttatctataattttagcaaAGCTCGTGTGAATGACTATATTTGTTGAATGAGTACAGATGTGTAACAAATATCATGttatcaattatcatattaaaacaattaaaacaattcattctatttataacatttgaaataatattaataacatattatatttaaaaatgatcTATCAATATAGACAGTGCCATCGAAACTAAATGTGTTacatgttcaacaaattttatataatgttaACATCTCCAACGGGATTGACTAAAATTGATTGGTTAAATTGGACTTCTaggattatgtaaaatttgttgaacataTAAGATATTTTGCTTCATgatactggctatattggttgacaataatttgaaaatattgttttattaatattttataatgtttagatagaatatataattttaatatagtaataatgATGTTAAATCTTAATACTGATTTCTTACAAACGTATAGAAGTTCAACAGATATAGCCAACTTTAGAGCATCTCTCATCATAGAAAGCctttagctaaaaagtgagttgtcatgcaaaaaaaatatatatatagctaaCCTATTGAAAAAAccacactccaaccatatccatcagttatttataattttagccaacctcctatggataattatatttgtcgaacctctacaaatctgtaaaaaatctgtaggaagattacacatcatttatcaccatattaaactgatatattctattttaacaatctaaaatattaataacatactatttttaaattatagtcaactaatatgatcaataccattgaagtacaatgtGTTACATGTTAAGTAAATTTTACCGAATGTCTTACAAgtctaatttagccaacgattataatcAAACTCATTGGAGATCTCTTGAGGCCGCCTATATTTAACTATTTGGGGGAAAGTAGAGTTGGAGTTGAGTCTTTTTTacatgatatttatattttttatttatagtatgtATTAATGAATTTTAGCTAAGGTTTGGAGATATTCTTACAAGTCCAATTTAACCAATCTCAATCTCATTTGAGATGCTCTAATAAGTTTGAAATAGATTTAGAAATAGACATAAAGTCCGAAGTGTGTAGggtatttttttgttcaacttaTTTTATCtgtcataattttttaacaaaatcattcaacattaaaaaaataatttaaaattttaaattaagcaCATGTCATTATAAATTATACGTTATTATTTCAAATCCATTCAAACAGACCATAAATAATACATTCATCATTAGTGTAGTGTAGAGATAAGAAACGTGCATATCCAAACAGATCATGTTAGTGCAGAGATAAGaaaaatgcatcatcatcatacGTTATTTAGAGATAACGTATTGTATCTTTCTGCTCAAGAACAAAATTagaattctttttattttagttgatctaaattatattttataagttattatttattcttatatctaattaaaaacatcaattaataatattattaatattttattctaaactGAATAATAGGATGAAATTGTATTAAGCCATCTAATTGCACGTTTATGcacaattatttaatttaatttaaataaaaatatataatactgcAACATCTATATTAATACTGAAACCTGCACATCCATGTATTTTTATAGACCTCCGTCGCGGATGCTTCACCAAAATTATTTAGGAACAAATTTCCTAAAAGCATTATATGGCCTCGGTATGCTTGATCAATTTACAGTTGCCGACttatttttatagaaaaaaaaaaaaattataacctaGCTCGTCAATTTAGGTGCTTTTTAAGAAATCAAAGTTTACTCTTTAACATGCATTTGTAGCTAAAAAAGATAAGTTAATGGATGATAAGTTGATAACTGAACGTTTACTTAAACATTTAgatattaacattttaaaaattgttccagaaaaatattattttaaaacatgttataaaatattagagtTCATTTTGGCGGGTTGAGGACAAAAGGAACCAGTATTGGGATCGTTTggacaagtttaaaaaaaatattctcaaCTTCTCaagtttgaaaaaataaatagaagctCTGAAGAGAAGTtaacattctcaacttcttaaaagttttctacttatttagacaaacgagtcaaaaaaacagAATCTAGAAGTAGCTTTAGCTTCTTGAAAACAAACAAATGCAATGCAGGTAGATTACATATATATCGTCCAAACCAGACTTGCTGATACGATAGACTCCATGTCTCTCCAACATGTCAAGTTTTACTTTAGAAGTGCATAATGTTCTACTTTCTTGACCTTGTAATTTGGACAAGACTTTTGTGCGATTCGTGATTGCAACAGCAGATTATTAATTATGATGTTTAGGTGATCCATAATTTTGTGCTACCAGTAATCCCCACAAGAACAAACACCGTCCTTGAAATGATGAAAACGAGTTGAATCTCTTAAGATAATCTCACGCTTAACTATCTTTGATATCAACTTAATAGCAGAATGGCAATCCCCACATACACGAAGATTTTTCATCACTGTCACTGTAGTGCCATCCACTGTGCAAATCAGTGCAAAACCTATAGCAAGCCTCTCACTATGATAAGACAACATTGCTTCCTTCTGTTCTTCCTCAACATCGTGCAAAGCAAATCTTTGATCTGGGACATAACCAAATTCCTTCAACTTTTCTCCCAACCAATCAAGTTTTTGGTATATTTTCTCGCATAATGGATGTGATCTGTCCCCAGATAGAAAAGTATGCTTCAATCCTTTTAGAGTTATCCAACTACTTCCAGTCTGTTTGACAATTCCCATTGTTTTCATGTTCCCTCTTACTCTTGCAGCGTCACTCCATCTACCAGCAAAAGCGTATAGATTGGATAGCAGAATGTACGCGGCACTACAATTTGGGTCTAGATTAAAGATGTTTTCAGCTGTCCTTTCCGCTACTTCTAAGTTAGAATGCATTCTGCACCCATTAAGCAAAGAAAGCCATATGGACAGAATTGGTTTGATTTTCATACTATTAATCAACTCCTCTGCTTCCTCCAACTTACCACTGCGGCCCAAAATATCCACCATGCAGGCATAATGCTCAAGCTTTATCTCTGTGGATCTGCAGTGGAAAAAGTATTTGTACAAGCGCCTTCCTTTTTCTAACATCCCGGAATGACTACAAGCAGAAAGTAGTCCAGTGACTGTGATACTGTCTGAGTCAACCCCAGACCGCAATAGTCCACTG
This region includes:
- the LOC108209871 gene encoding protein MEI2-like 5 encodes the protein MQHSSGNSSFGPSEIKSIKVSNEEGGPEELGILPGSDGYNALSDTTLFSSSLPVLPHGKLKLNNAEDGFQSVDDISSTLNKVITEGDPEFLGNDEDHAIGNLLPDDEDELLAGIIDGYDRSGFPKHLDDLEDYDLFGSGGGLELEPDAPDKLIRGVSRIGLSDSLVGNGMVQYSLSNGVGVVAGEHPYGEHPSRTLFVRNINSNVEDSELRTMFEQYGDIRTLYTACKHRGFVMISYYDIRAARTAMRALQNKPLRGRKLDIHFSIPKDNPSDKDMNQGTLVVFNLEPSVSNDDLFQIFGAYGEVKEIRETPHKRHHKFVEFFDVRASEAALRSLNRSDIAGKRIKLEPSRPGGARRNLMLQLSQDLEHDGSRSFRLQVGPSITNSPPGNWSLYDKPIENTSLQSLARSPVLASMSPAVGNSSPKLASVLHPQLSNPRKIAPIGKDLGRGSHGDHTYINGNLNQGFGFQHSHSLPEPNVNQFSATSAFGASNGSGIGTLSGPQFLWGSPNLTAEQSNSSMWRPPPVNQPFNSNGQYPGFTYAGNRGSIIGSSQPPQQHHLHHVGSAPSNVPFERHFSPYQDSPDALFMNRPAFGGTGLSHIDKNFMGPRSSGNAFLPENGSPSFGMVSSARPNPMFLGNGHYQGVSPINTEVSTERGRSRRLDQNASQIDNKKQFQLDLEKILNGGDTRTTLMIKNIPNKYTSKMLLGAIDDNHKGTYDFFYLPIDFKNKCNVGYAFINMRSPAHIIPFYQEFNGKRWEKFNSEKVAFLAYARIQGKDALATHFQNSSLMNEDKRCRPILFHSDGTEAGEQVNEDSLPSSSFNVQIARSKLSESGPRESPGSAVKDGAGGGNSSIEEI